Proteins encoded within one genomic window of Ctenopharyngodon idella isolate HZGC_01 chromosome 6, HZGC01, whole genome shotgun sequence:
- the cbx8b gene encoding chromobox protein homolog 8b: MELSAVGERVFAAESIIKRRIRRGRMEYLVKWKGWSAKYSTWEPEENILDSRLFVAFEEREREREIFGPKKRGPKLKTFLLKAQAKEKAKSYEFRNESSRGIHVAYPSPEPVVTPRAREGLRAVVPTIFPPSTVNRGESVRLSPPEPREHRSPPSARPSTDAFTLAPKKRGRKPKLRFTDSYTSSLHPEHAKRAADETMASIPSKMAKLGLGEEEERCSEMSGRIKISHKHMNATYLHKQNRVIPSRSTQHISPEWNLHSSRVDADLQGCRTNPQTSLFHHKHLKHHSKRRTFEHGDSTSRQPSLIAKIPVSRIFGEPEEGDAWRPSFSNVEKVIVTDVTTNFLTVTIKESSTDEGFFKDKR; this comes from the exons GGTCGAATGGAATATCTCGTTAAATGGAAGGGCTGGTCAGCCAA GTACAGTACTTGGGAACCAGAGGAAAACATCCTTGACTCGCGCCTTTTCGTTGCCTTTGAAGAGag ggAGCGTGAGAGAGAAATATTTGGACCCAAGAAAAGAGGACCTAAGCTGAAGACTTTTCTTCTAAAg GCCCAAGCTAAAGAAAAGGCAAAGTCTTATGAATTTAGGAATGAATCATCCAGGGGCATTCATGTTGCGTATCCCAGTCCAGAGCCTGTGGTAACCCCTAGAGCGAGAGAGGGACTGCGTGCTGTCGTTCCCACCATTTTCCCTCCCAGCACAGTCAACCGAGGGGAGAGTGTAAGGCTTTCACCTCCAGAACCAAGGGAGCATCGTTCTCCTCCCTCAGCTAGACCCAGCACTGATGCATTTACCCTTGCCCCAAAGAAGAGAGGACGGAAGCCCAAATTACGGTTCACAGATAGCTATACAAGCTCCTTACATCCGGAGCATGCAAAAAGAGCAGCAGATGAGACCATGGCAAGCATTCCTTCCAAAATGGCAAAGTTAGGTTTGGGTGAAGAGGAAGAGAGATGCTCTGAAATGAGTGGGAGAATTAAAATATCTCATAAGCACATGAATGCTACCTatttacacaaacaaaacagagtCATTCCAAGCAGGAGTACCCAGCACATTTCTCCAGAGTGGAATTTGCATTCTAGCAGAGTGGATGCAGACTTACAGGGCTGCAGGACTAATCCACAAACAAGCCTCTTTCACCATAAACACCTGAAGCACCATTCAAAACGAAGAACATTTGAACATGGTGATTCCACCAGCAGACAGCCTTCACTTATCGCCAAAATCCCAGTGTCACGTATATTTGGAGAGCCGGAAGAGGGAGATGCTTGGAGACCCTCTTTCAGCAATGTGGAGAAAGTTATAGTTACCGATGTGACGACAAACTTCCTGACTGTAACGATCAAAGAGAGTAGCACAGATGAAGGCTTCTTCAAAGACAAAAGATGA